Proteins encoded within one genomic window of Equus przewalskii isolate Varuska chromosome 3, EquPr2, whole genome shotgun sequence:
- the ARL9 gene encoding ADP-ribosylation factor-like protein 9 isoform X1, producing the protein MERAKEKRREKGKEPEKEKMRGKGKEKEKRKEVEKKKSKEKVKEKEKEKEEKRSKEEEKRKEQETEKEQFKGKEKKEKDNNSILTKPPLEPREKNKQILVLGLDGAGKTSVLHSLALNRVQHSVAPTHGFNAVCINTEDSQMEFLEIGGSEPFRSYWEMYLSRGLLLVFVVDSADHNRLPEAKEHLHRLIGTNPILPLVVFANKQDLEAAYRITDIHEALALSEVGNDRKVFLFGTQVTENGSEIPSAMQDARDLIAHLAADVQ; encoded by the exons atggagagggcgaaagagaagaggagagagaagggaaaggagccggagaaagagaaaatgcggggaaaaggaaaggagaaggagaaaaggaaggaggtggagaagaagaaaagtaaggaaaaagtaaaggagaaagagaaagagaaggaagagaaaaggagtaaagaggaagaaaagaggaaagagcaggagacagagaaggaacaatttaagggaaaagaaaagaaagagaaggacaacAACAGCATCTTGACGAAGCCCCCGCTGGAGCCGCGG gagaaaaataagcagatCCTAGTGTTGGGCCTGGATGGAGCAGGAAAGACCAGCGTTCTCCACTCTCTAGCTTTAAACAGAGTCCAGCACAGTGTGGCACCCACCCACGGTTTCAACGCAGTGTGCATCAACACTGAAGACAGCCAGATGGAGTTCCTGGAGA TTGGTGGCAGCGAACCTTTCCGTTCCTACTGGGAAATGTACCTGTCCAGGGGATTGCTGCTGGTCTTTGTGGTGGATTCAGCAGATCACAACAGATTACCTGAAGCCAAGGAACACCTTCATCGACTAATTGGAACAAACCCAATCCTTCCTCTGGTTGTGTTTGCAAACAAACAG GATCTTGAAGCCGCCTATCGCATTACAGATATCCATGAAGCTCTGGCATTATCTGAGGTGGGAAACGACAGGAAGGTGTTCTTGTTTGGAACCCAAGTGACTGAGAATGGCTCAGAGATACCCTCCGCCATGCAAGATGCCAGAGACTTAATTGCACACTTGGCTGCAGACGTGCAGTGA
- the ARL9 gene encoding ADP-ribosylation factor-like protein 9 isoform X2, with product MEFLEIGGSEPFRSYWEMYLSRGLLLVFVVDSADHNRLPEAKEHLHRLIGTNPILPLVVFANKQDLEAAYRITDIHEALALSEVGNDRKVFLFGTQVTENGSEIPSAMQDARDLIAHLAADVQ from the exons ATGGAGTTCCTGGAGA TTGGTGGCAGCGAACCTTTCCGTTCCTACTGGGAAATGTACCTGTCCAGGGGATTGCTGCTGGTCTTTGTGGTGGATTCAGCAGATCACAACAGATTACCTGAAGCCAAGGAACACCTTCATCGACTAATTGGAACAAACCCAATCCTTCCTCTGGTTGTGTTTGCAAACAAACAG GATCTTGAAGCCGCCTATCGCATTACAGATATCCATGAAGCTCTGGCATTATCTGAGGTGGGAAACGACAGGAAGGTGTTCTTGTTTGGAACCCAAGTGACTGAGAATGGCTCAGAGATACCCTCCGCCATGCAAGATGCCAGAGACTTAATTGCACACTTGGCTGCAGACGTGCAGTGA